A region of Pongo pygmaeus isolate AG05252 chromosome 15, NHGRI_mPonPyg2-v2.0_pri, whole genome shotgun sequence DNA encodes the following proteins:
- the LOC129013254 gene encoding V-type proton ATPase subunit G 1-like, translated as MASQSQVIQQQLLQAEKQDAKKVSRAHKQKNRRLKQPKGAAQAEIEQHCLQKEKEFKAKEAAALGSHRPRITILQTYFQQNREEVLDNLLAFICSIQPEIPENYHIDG; from the coding sequence ATGGCCAGTCAGTCACAGGTGatccagcagcagctgctgcaggcCGAGAAGCAGGATGCCAAGAAGGTGTCCAGGGCCCACAAGCAGAAGaaccggaggctgaagcagcccAAAGGAGCAGCTCAGGCTGAAATTGAACAGCACTGCCTGCAGAAGGAGAAAGAGTTCAAGGCCAAGGAAGCTGCAGCACTAGGATCTCACAGACCCAGGATAACCATCCTCCAGACCTACTTCCAGCAGAACAGGGAAGAAGTCTTAGATAATCTTTTGGCCTTCATCTGCAGCATCCAGCCAGAAATCCCTGAAAATTATCACATAGATGGATAG